A DNA window from Kitasatospora atroaurantiaca contains the following coding sequences:
- a CDS encoding cation diffusion facilitator family transporter, protein MEAAEAHGHQHHGPHHHHGHGHGHERGHDHVQRHDDVQRRDHGHGHGRRPAHLFRPHSHEAADKVDSALESSSEGLRTLWISLLVLGLTAAVQGVIVMLSGSVALLGDTVHNLADALTAVPLGLAFLLGRRAANRRYTYGYGRAEDLAGVAVVAAVAASSVLAAATAVDRLLHPQPVTHLWAVAGAALVGCLGNEWVARYRVRTGRRIGSAALVADGLHARTDGLTSLAVLLGAAGSALGWRLADPIVGLVITGGILVVLRTSVREVGRRLMDAVDPELVDMAERELRAVEGVRGVGALRMRWIGHSLRAEAEVVVDGALTVVAGHEVAEAAERALIRAVPRLLAATVHIDHAPLGVKP, encoded by the coding sequence ATGGAGGCAGCGGAGGCACACGGACACCAGCATCACGGTCCACACCATCATCACGGTCACGGTCACGGTCACGAGCGCGGTCACGATCACGTTCAGCGTCACGATGACGTTCAACGCCGCGATCACGGCCACGGTCACGGTCGCCGGCCTGCGCATCTGTTCAGGCCGCACTCGCACGAGGCCGCCGACAAGGTCGACAGCGCGCTGGAGTCCTCCTCCGAGGGGCTGCGCACGCTCTGGATCTCCCTGCTCGTGCTGGGCCTGACGGCGGCCGTCCAGGGCGTCATCGTGATGCTCTCCGGCTCGGTCGCGCTGCTCGGGGACACCGTGCACAACCTCGCCGACGCCCTCACCGCCGTCCCGCTGGGCCTGGCCTTCCTGCTCGGCCGCCGGGCGGCCAACCGCCGCTACACGTACGGCTACGGCCGGGCCGAGGACCTCGCGGGGGTGGCCGTGGTGGCCGCCGTCGCGGCCTCCTCGGTGCTGGCGGCGGCCACGGCCGTGGACCGGCTGCTCCACCCGCAGCCGGTCACGCACCTGTGGGCGGTGGCCGGTGCGGCCCTGGTCGGCTGCCTGGGCAACGAGTGGGTGGCCCGCTACCGGGTCCGCACCGGACGGCGGATCGGCTCGGCCGCGCTGGTCGCGGACGGCCTGCACGCCCGTACGGACGGTCTCACCTCGCTGGCCGTCCTGCTGGGCGCGGCGGGCAGCGCACTGGGCTGGCGGCTCGCCGACCCGATCGTGGGGCTGGTGATCACCGGCGGCATCCTGGTGGTGCTGCGGACCTCCGTACGGGAGGTCGGCCGGCGGCTGATGGACGCGGTCGACCCGGAGCTGGTCGACATGGCCGAGCGTGAGCTGCGCGCGGTCGAGGGCGTGCGCGGGGTCGGTGCGCTGCGGATGCGCTGGATCGGCCACTCGCTGCGGGCGGAGGCCGAGGTGGTGGTGGACGGCGCGCTCACGGTGGTGGCG